In one window of Rhizobium sp. ACO-34A DNA:
- a CDS encoding NADH pyrophosphatase, whose amino-acid sequence MKNSIFLSRAPHLEPSELTAFSKNALDRRAEHRDETSLSVALAVEGAHILAFSDAQLVLKHDGQVLDPLFAPYELSELDPDFERAILLGFQPNGEPRLAVPVARSAGELATRYKPADARALFREQLIREELLGEAAQALSLIRWNTDNRFCGRCGEEMESRIGGYKRVCPACSHEIFPRTDPVAIMLAVDEKRDCCLLGRNHRFPEGMYSCLAGFVEPGETVENAVRRETKEESGIAIGRVRYHASQPWPMPHQLMIGCYAEAVTFDIERDEGELADCRWFSREEIVAIVENGSFNGVSLPVEGTIARRLIVDWLEWKH is encoded by the coding sequence ATGAAGAATTCGATTTTCCTCAGCCGTGCCCCCCATCTCGAACCGAGCGAACTGACCGCGTTTTCCAAGAATGCGCTGGATCGCCGTGCCGAACACCGGGACGAGACCTCGCTTTCCGTGGCGCTCGCCGTGGAAGGCGCCCATATTCTCGCTTTCTCCGATGCCCAGCTGGTGTTGAAGCATGACGGGCAGGTGCTCGATCCGTTGTTTGCGCCCTACGAGCTGTCGGAACTCGATCCCGATTTCGAGCGTGCCATTCTGCTCGGCTTCCAGCCGAATGGCGAGCCGCGCCTTGCGGTGCCGGTGGCCCGCAGCGCCGGCGAACTGGCGACCCGTTACAAGCCGGCCGACGCCCGCGCGCTGTTTCGCGAACAGCTCATCCGCGAGGAATTGCTGGGAGAAGCGGCACAGGCCTTGAGCCTCATCCGCTGGAACACGGACAACCGTTTCTGCGGACGCTGCGGTGAGGAGATGGAAAGCCGCATCGGCGGCTACAAGCGGGTCTGCCCGGCCTGCAGCCACGAGATCTTTCCCCGCACCGATCCGGTGGCGATCATGCTTGCGGTCGATGAAAAGCGCGACTGCTGCCTGCTTGGCCGCAATCATCGCTTCCCCGAGGGCATGTATTCCTGTCTTGCCGGCTTTGTTGAGCCGGGCGAGACGGTCGAGAACGCGGTTCGCCGGGAAACCAAGGAGGAATCCGGCATTGCGATCGGTCGCGTCCGTTACCACGCATCACAGCCCTGGCCGATGCCGCACCAGCTGATGATCGGTTGCTACGCCGAAGCCGTGACCTTCGACATCGAGCGCGACGAAGGCGAGCTTGCGGATTGCCGCTGGTTCTCCCGCGAAGAGATCGTCGCCATCGTCGAGAACGGCAGTTTCAATGGCGTTTCCCTGCCGGTCGAAGGCACCATTGCCCGCCGGCTGATCGTCGACTGGCTGGAATGGAAGCACTGA
- a CDS encoding DNA polymerase III subunit gamma/tau (catalyzes the DNA-template-directed extension of the 3'-end of a DNA strand; the tau chain serves as a scaffold to help in the dimerizaton of the alpha,epsilon and theta core complex; the gamma chain seems to interact with the delta and delta' subunits to transfer the beta subunit on the DNA), producing the protein MSDFEPKASNADGTATGYRVLARKYRPKDFTDLMVGQEPMVRTLTNAFETGRIAQAYMLTGVRGVGKTTTARILARGLNYKTAEIDKPTIDLRIPGEHCQAIMEGRHVDVIEMDAASHTGIDDIREIIEQVRYRPVSARYKVYIIDEVHMLSTAAFNGLLKTLEEPPEHVKFIFATTEIRKVPITVLSRCQRFDLRRIGAGDLVGLFSTIAAKEGISAEEDALAMIARAAEGSARDGLSLLDQAIAHGGGVVRAEAVRAMLGLADRARIVDLFDHIVRGDVSSALAEFGSQYEAGANPTVVLTDLADFTHLVTRLKYIPSAAEDPSLSEVERVRGASLADSISVTTLSRMWQMLLKGIPEAENSSRPAGAAEMVIIRLAHAAHLPSPEEAARRLLELSEGGEGAAPSGASPRGGNGGGGASMAYRTTAVGQQSIDATARAISPQPTARLQSVPAPENAPQTVARVETRPAEAVSVPKVPVNSLEELADLCSKNRDPKLKALIRAYVRLVRLEPGRLEINLPEEAPKSLVGDLQRRLEEWTEIRWMVILSREPGQPTLTESEASTRAAQFLDARQDPDVAAILARFPGAKITDVRIRAASTAEDDTPGLPAAAESAEGDILPGDDIEF; encoded by the coding sequence ATGAGCGATTTCGAGCCTAAAGCATCGAATGCCGACGGTACCGCAACGGGGTATCGCGTTCTTGCCCGCAAGTATCGCCCCAAGGATTTCACGGACCTGATGGTCGGCCAGGAGCCGATGGTCCGTACCCTCACCAACGCCTTCGAGACCGGCCGCATCGCACAGGCCTACATGCTGACCGGCGTTCGCGGGGTCGGCAAGACGACGACGGCCCGCATTCTTGCCCGCGGCCTCAACTACAAGACCGCCGAAATCGACAAGCCGACGATCGACCTGAGGATACCCGGCGAACATTGCCAGGCGATCATGGAAGGCCGCCATGTCGATGTGATCGAGATGGACGCCGCCTCGCATACCGGTATCGACGACATCCGCGAGATCATCGAGCAGGTGCGCTACCGCCCCGTTTCGGCGCGCTACAAGGTCTACATCATCGACGAAGTGCACATGCTCTCGACGGCAGCCTTCAACGGCCTGTTGAAGACGCTGGAAGAGCCGCCCGAGCATGTGAAGTTCATCTTCGCCACCACCGAAATCCGCAAGGTGCCGATCACGGTGCTTTCCCGCTGCCAGCGCTTCGACCTGCGCCGGATCGGCGCCGGCGATCTCGTCGGGCTGTTCTCGACCATCGCGGCAAAGGAAGGCATCAGCGCCGAGGAAGACGCGCTTGCGATGATCGCGCGCGCCGCCGAAGGTTCGGCTCGCGACGGTCTGTCCCTGCTCGACCAGGCGATTGCCCATGGCGGCGGCGTGGTTCGGGCCGAGGCCGTGCGCGCCATGCTGGGCCTTGCCGACCGGGCGCGCATCGTCGACCTCTTCGACCATATCGTTCGCGGCGACGTTTCGTCCGCCCTTGCCGAATTCGGCAGTCAGTACGAGGCGGGCGCGAACCCCACCGTCGTGCTGACGGATCTCGCCGATTTCACCCATCTGGTGACCCGCCTGAAATACATTCCCTCCGCCGCCGAGGATCCTTCGCTCAGCGAAGTGGAACGGGTGCGCGGCGCAAGCCTTGCCGACAGTATCTCGGTCACCACGCTGTCGCGCATGTGGCAGATGCTGCTGAAGGGCATTCCGGAGGCGGAGAACTCCTCACGACCGGCGGGTGCAGCCGAAATGGTCATCATCCGGCTTGCCCATGCGGCTCACCTGCCATCGCCCGAAGAGGCCGCCCGACGCCTGCTGGAGCTTTCCGAAGGTGGTGAAGGCGCCGCTCCGAGCGGTGCATCACCGCGCGGCGGCAATGGCGGAGGCGGCGCCTCCATGGCCTACCGCACGACAGCCGTCGGCCAGCAGAGCATCGACGCGACGGCACGCGCCATATCCCCACAGCCGACAGCCCGCCTGCAGAGCGTGCCCGCGCCGGAGAACGCACCCCAGACCGTCGCCCGCGTCGAGACGCGGCCGGCCGAGGCGGTTTCAGTGCCTAAGGTACCGGTCAACTCGCTGGAAGAGCTTGCCGACCTCTGCTCGAAGAACCGCGACCCGAAGCTCAAGGCGCTGATCCGCGCCTATGTCCGGCTGGTGCGGCTCGAACCCGGAAGGCTTGAAATCAATCTGCCGGAAGAAGCTCCGAAGTCACTGGTGGGAGACCTGCAGCGCCGGCTTGAGGAATGGACCGAAATCCGCTGGATGGTCATCCTGAGCCGCGAGCCCGGCCAGCCGACGCTGACAGAAAGCGAGGCATCGACCCGCGCGGCGCAATTTCTCGACGCTCGCCAGGATCCTGACGTTGCAGCCATTCTCGCCCGTTTCCCCGGCGCAAAGATCACCGATGTACGCATCCGTGCAGCCTCCACTGCCGAGGATGATACGCCGGGCTTGCCGGCAGCGGCAGAATCCGCCGAGGGCGACATCCTGCCCGGCGACGATATCGAATTCTGA
- a CDS encoding diadenosine tetraphosphate hydrolase, whose amino-acid sequence MQPFALDERLARDSSLVIKLGLCELRLIEDRRWPWLVLVPQRPGISEVFELTPLDQAVLTFEQNLVASGLKTLTHATKINVAAIGNVVRQLHVHVIARFEGDPNWPGPVWGHGAAEAYTDDERREIKKKLLEAIHS is encoded by the coding sequence TTGCAACCATTCGCACTCGATGAAAGGCTGGCGCGCGACAGTTCGCTGGTTATCAAGCTTGGCCTCTGTGAACTGCGCCTGATCGAGGACAGGCGCTGGCCCTGGCTGGTTCTGGTGCCCCAGCGACCGGGGATTTCCGAGGTGTTCGAGCTCACCCCGCTCGATCAGGCCGTGCTGACATTCGAGCAGAATCTGGTGGCTTCGGGCTTGAAGACGCTGACCCACGCCACCAAGATCAATGTGGCTGCGATCGGCAATGTCGTTCGCCAGCTTCATGTGCATGTCATTGCCCGTTTCGAGGGCGATCCCAACTGGCCAGGTCCGGTCTGGGGCCATGGCGCAGCCGAGGCCTATACCGACGACGAACGCCGCGAGATCAAGAAGAAGCTGCTAGAAGCCATTCACTCATGA
- a CDS encoding 3-deoxy-manno-octulosonate cytidylyltransferase codes for MNNSDLGKVLILIPARMASTRLPGKPLADICGLPMIVQVAKRAREAHVGRIVVAVDDQRVFDAVADAGFEVVMTRQDHQSGSDRIHEALIAVDPNGEVEIVVNVQGDLPTIEPETIRAALKPLDNPQVDIATLTVEISDEEEKTNPNVVKVVGSAVSDSRLRALYFTRATAPYGKGPLFHHIGLYAYRREALERFVSLPPSPLEKRESLEQLRALEAGMRIDAEVVRSIPLGVDTPADLEKARRLIAARAN; via the coding sequence ATGAATAATTCAGATTTGGGGAAGGTCCTGATCCTCATCCCCGCGCGCATGGCCTCGACCCGCCTTCCCGGCAAGCCGCTGGCCGATATCTGCGGACTGCCGATGATCGTCCAGGTAGCAAAACGCGCCCGGGAAGCGCATGTCGGCCGGATCGTGGTCGCCGTCGATGACCAGCGGGTTTTCGATGCAGTCGCCGACGCCGGTTTCGAGGTGGTCATGACCCGCCAGGACCACCAGTCCGGGTCCGATCGCATTCACGAGGCGCTCATCGCCGTGGATCCGAATGGAGAGGTCGAAATCGTGGTCAACGTGCAGGGCGACCTGCCGACCATCGAGCCGGAGACCATCCGGGCAGCATTGAAGCCGCTCGACAATCCGCAGGTCGATATCGCGACGCTGACGGTGGAGATTTCCGACGAGGAAGAAAAGACCAATCCGAATGTCGTGAAGGTAGTGGGTTCCGCAGTCTCCGACAGCCGGCTCAGGGCGCTCTACTTCACCCGCGCCACCGCACCCTACGGTAAGGGACCGCTCTTCCATCACATCGGCCTCTACGCCTATCGCCGCGAAGCGCTGGAGCGCTTCGTAAGCCTGCCGCCGTCGCCGCTTGAAAAGCGGGAATCCCTTGAGCAACTGCGCGCGCTCGAAGCCGGAATGCGCATCGATGCCGAGGTCGTCCGCTCCATCCCGCTCGGCGTAGACACGCCGGCCGATCTCGAAAAGGCGCGGCGTCTCATTGCCGCTCGTGCAAACTGA
- a CDS encoding cytochrome c family protein — protein sequence MNSYVNMGVGALLGTVFVLMTVSITSEGIFHSEKPEKEGFAIAAEGAGEAEGGADTAAAAETPIATLLASADAKAGETVFKKCTSCHDGSKGGPNKVGPNLFGVVERPIASHEGFGYSAAMKDFSQGGSVTWTFENLNHFLTAPKKFIAGTAMGFAGIKKEDERANLLAYLRSLSDTPVDLPAATN from the coding sequence ATGAACTCATATGTGAACATGGGCGTGGGGGCTCTTCTGGGAACCGTTTTCGTCCTTATGACGGTTTCCATCACATCGGAGGGCATTTTCCACTCCGAAAAGCCGGAGAAGGAAGGCTTCGCCATCGCGGCCGAAGGCGCGGGTGAAGCCGAGGGCGGCGCAGATACCGCCGCCGCTGCCGAAACCCCGATTGCAACTCTGCTCGCAAGCGCAGACGCGAAGGCCGGCGAAACCGTCTTCAAGAAGTGTACGAGCTGTCATGACGGGTCCAAGGGCGGACCCAACAAAGTTGGCCCCAACCTCTTCGGTGTCGTTGAGCGGCCGATCGCCTCGCATGAAGGTTTTGGTTATTCCGCTGCCATGAAGGACTTCTCGCAGGGCGGTTCGGTCACTTGGACCTTCGAAAACCTCAACCACTTCCTGACGGCTCCGAAGAAGTTCATCGCCGGCACCGCCATGGGCTTTGCCGGGATCAAGAAGGAAGACGAGCGCGCAAACCTGCTCGCCTATCTTCGTTCGCTGTCCGATACCCCGGTCGATCTTCCGGCCGCGACCAACTGA
- a CDS encoding YbaB/EbfC family nucleoid-associated protein → MRDIMGMMGKVKEMQAKMEKMQADIAALEVEGKSGGGLVTVTMTGKGDLRGLKIDPSLFKEDDVEILEDLIVAAHKDAKDKAEAVMAEKTKEMTAGLPIPPGMKLPF, encoded by the coding sequence ATGCGCGACATCATGGGCATGATGGGCAAGGTCAAGGAAATGCAGGCCAAGATGGAGAAGATGCAGGCGGATATCGCCGCGCTCGAAGTCGAGGGCAAGTCCGGCGGTGGCCTGGTCACCGTCACGATGACCGGCAAGGGCGACCTGCGCGGCCTCAAGATCGATCCGTCGCTGTTCAAGGAAGACGACGTCGAGATCCTCGAAGACCTCATCGTTGCCGCCCACAAGGACGCCAAGGACAAGGCCGAAGCCGTGATGGCCGAAAAGACCAAGGAAATGACCGCGGGCCTGCCGATCCCGCCCGGCATGAAACTGCCGTTCTGA
- a CDS encoding transporter, whose translation MYAIAHDVFPIFILILIGWGLVKAKILNAEIGEGLSEFVFKVAVPVLLFRTISQADFHGASPFKLWIAYFTGVGVTWTIGHLVATRLFQRDQRVGVLAGVSSAFANNIFIGLPLVERTVGAEGLVPLTILLAVHLPLMMVIGTVLMERAEQKTSGKASRGALAVFRQIGMNLARNPLVIGLMAGLLLHLSGLHLPEVLDGVVAQIATMAAPAALISLGMALNRYGVAGNLRIAGIISALKLLVMPATVWATCHLLGLSPAWTAALVLTSSVPTGINAWLIANRFGVGHALAASSITLTTALGVLSVTFWAYMLQ comes from the coding sequence ATGTATGCCATTGCCCACGACGTCTTCCCGATCTTCATCCTGATCCTTATCGGGTGGGGCCTGGTCAAGGCGAAGATCCTCAACGCCGAGATCGGCGAAGGGCTCAGCGAATTCGTCTTCAAGGTCGCTGTTCCGGTGCTTTTGTTCCGCACGATCTCGCAGGCCGATTTTCATGGCGCTTCCCCGTTCAAGCTCTGGATCGCCTATTTTACCGGCGTCGGCGTCACCTGGACGATCGGGCACCTCGTGGCCACCCGCCTTTTTCAGCGCGACCAGCGGGTTGGCGTGCTGGCGGGCGTCTCCTCGGCGTTTGCCAACAACATCTTCATCGGCCTGCCGCTGGTCGAGCGCACGGTCGGCGCCGAAGGGCTCGTGCCGCTGACCATCCTGCTGGCCGTACACCTGCCGCTGATGATGGTGATCGGCACCGTATTGATGGAGCGCGCCGAGCAGAAGACGAGCGGGAAAGCTTCCCGCGGCGCGCTGGCGGTGTTTCGCCAGATCGGCATGAATCTCGCCCGAAATCCGCTGGTCATCGGCCTCATGGCGGGGTTGCTGCTGCATCTGAGCGGCCTCCACCTTCCCGAAGTCCTCGACGGCGTGGTGGCGCAGATCGCGACGATGGCAGCCCCTGCCGCCCTGATCTCGCTCGGCATGGCGCTCAACCGTTACGGCGTTGCGGGAAACCTGCGCATCGCCGGCATCATTTCCGCCCTCAAGCTGCTGGTCATGCCGGCCACGGTCTGGGCGACCTGCCATCTTCTGGGGCTGAGCCCCGCCTGGACTGCAGCGCTGGTGCTGACTTCATCGGTTCCGACCGGCATCAATGCGTGGCTGATCGCCAATCGTTTCGGGGTCGGCCATGCGCTCGCCGCCTCCTCGATCACGCTGACCACCGCGCTTGGCGTGTTGAGCGTCACCTTCTGGGCCTACATGCTGCAATGA
- a CDS encoding AsnC family transcriptional regulator, with amino-acid sequence MDGFSERYLDPTDMLIVEIMQEEGRISVSELGRKIGLSQPATSERLKRLEERGVISGYGARIDAAALGLGMMAVVRLRTTHEHIKPCLKLFSEMPQVIDVLRLTGEDCFLLKVLAPSPADLETIVDSIARYGAVTTSLVLRSEPTKAIGRELMRRRP; translated from the coding sequence ATGGACGGATTTTCTGAACGGTATCTGGATCCCACCGACATGCTGATCGTCGAGATCATGCAGGAGGAAGGCCGCATATCGGTGTCTGAACTCGGTCGGAAGATCGGTCTGTCGCAACCCGCGACGTCCGAGCGCCTCAAGAGGCTGGAGGAGCGTGGGGTGATTTCCGGCTATGGTGCCCGGATCGATGCGGCCGCGCTGGGCCTCGGCATGATGGCGGTTGTCCGGCTGCGGACGACGCATGAGCACATCAAGCCGTGTCTGAAGCTGTTTTCGGAAATGCCGCAGGTCATCGATGTTCTGCGGCTGACCGGCGAGGACTGCTTCCTGCTGAAGGTATTGGCGCCTTCGCCGGCGGATCTTGAAACCATTGTCGATTCGATTGCCCGCTATGGGGCCGTGACCACGTCGTTGGTCTTGCGCAGCGAGCCGACAAAGGCAATCGGCCGGGAGCTCATGCGCCGCCGGCCGTGA
- a CDS encoding adenosine kinase yields the protein MSRFDVLTVGNAIVDIISRCEDRFLIDNEITKGAMNLIDAERAEKLYGLMGPAVEASGGSAGNTAAGIASFGGKAAYFGKVADDQLGQIFKHDIRAQGVHFETVPEGTNPPTARSMIFVTPDGERSMNTYLGACVELGPEHVEPEVVADAKVTYFEGYLWDPPRAKQAILDCARIAHENGREVSMTLSDSFCVGRYRDEFLDLMRSGTVDIVFSNQQEALSLYETDDFELALEKIAADCKLAAVTMSEEGAVILRGKERVKVDASTIGELVDTTGAGDLFAAGFLFGYTQGRSLEDCGKLGCLAAGIVIQQIGPRPLVSLEQAALGAGLI from the coding sequence ATGAGCAGGTTCGATGTTCTCACCGTCGGCAACGCCATCGTCGACATCATCTCGCGCTGTGAAGATCGGTTCCTGATCGACAACGAGATTACCAAGGGAGCGATGAACCTGATCGACGCCGAACGCGCCGAGAAGCTCTATGGGCTGATGGGACCGGCGGTGGAAGCCTCCGGCGGCAGCGCCGGCAACACTGCGGCGGGCATTGCGAGCTTCGGCGGCAAGGCGGCCTATTTCGGCAAGGTTGCCGATGACCAGCTCGGCCAGATCTTCAAGCACGACATCCGCGCCCAGGGCGTGCATTTCGAAACCGTGCCGGAAGGCACGAACCCGCCGACGGCGCGCAGCATGATCTTCGTCACGCCCGATGGCGAGCGTTCGATGAATACCTATCTCGGCGCCTGCGTAGAACTCGGGCCGGAGCATGTCGAACCCGAAGTCGTCGCCGACGCGAAGGTCACCTATTTCGAGGGCTATCTCTGGGATCCGCCGCGCGCCAAGCAGGCCATCCTCGATTGCGCCCGTATCGCCCATGAAAACGGCCGCGAAGTATCGATGACGCTGTCCGACAGCTTTTGCGTTGGCCGTTACCGTGACGAATTCCTCGATCTCATGCGCTCCGGCACGGTCGACATTGTCTTCTCGAACCAGCAGGAAGCCCTGTCCCTCTACGAGACCGACGATTTCGAACTGGCGCTCGAGAAGATTGCCGCCGACTGCAAGCTTGCGGCCGTGACCATGAGCGAAGAAGGCGCCGTCATTCTCCGCGGCAAGGAGAGGGTGAAGGTCGATGCCAGCACGATCGGCGAACTCGTCGATACGACCGGTGCCGGCGATCTCTTCGCGGCTGGTTTCCTCTTCGGTTACACGCAGGGACGTTCGCTCGAGGATTGCGGCAAGCTCGGCTGCCTTGCAGCCGGCATCGTGATCCAGCAGATCGGTCCGCGTCCGCTCGTCTCGCTTGAACAGGCGGCGCTCGGAGCAGGCCTTATTTGA
- a CDS encoding prephenate dehydratase (catalyzes the formation of phenylpyruvate from prephenate in phenylalanine biosynthesis), translating to MTTYKTNKISFQGDFGANSDMACRDMFPDMEPLPCPTFEDAFVALETGEVDLAMIPIENTLAGRVADIHYLLPLSRLHIVGEYFMPIRFQLMVLPGVGMDEIRTVHSHIHALGQCRKIIRSNGWKAVVAGDTAGAAKLVSEKGDRTMAALAPRLAAPLYGLDIVAENVEDSENNVTRFVVLSRDENQPKRASDDETFITTFVFNVRNIPAALYKALGGFATNGVNMTKLESYQIGGKFIATQFYADIEGHPEDAPVKRALEELSFFSEKVRILGVYKAHAMRGKL from the coding sequence ATGACCACTTACAAGACCAACAAGATTTCCTTCCAGGGCGACTTCGGCGCCAATTCCGACATGGCCTGCCGCGACATGTTCCCGGACATGGAGCCGCTGCCCTGCCCGACCTTCGAGGACGCCTTCGTGGCGCTCGAAACCGGCGAGGTCGATCTGGCGATGATCCCGATCGAGAACACGCTGGCCGGCCGCGTCGCCGACATCCATTACCTGCTGCCGCTGTCGCGCCTGCACATCGTGGGCGAGTATTTCATGCCGATCCGCTTCCAGCTGATGGTTCTGCCGGGCGTCGGGATGGACGAGATCCGCACCGTGCACAGCCACATCCACGCGCTCGGCCAGTGCCGCAAGATCATCCGCAGCAATGGCTGGAAGGCCGTTGTCGCCGGCGATACGGCGGGCGCGGCAAAGCTCGTTTCGGAAAAGGGCGACCGCACCATGGCGGCCCTTGCGCCGCGGCTTGCGGCCCCGCTCTACGGCCTCGACATCGTGGCCGAGAACGTCGAGGATTCCGAAAACAACGTGACCCGTTTCGTCGTTCTCTCCCGCGACGAGAACCAGCCGAAGCGCGCCAGCGACGACGAGACCTTCATCACCACGTTCGTCTTCAATGTCCGCAACATTCCGGCCGCGCTCTACAAGGCGCTCGGCGGCTTTGCCACCAACGGCGTCAACATGACGAAGCTCGAGAGCTACCAGATCGGGGGCAAGTTCATCGCCACCCAGTTCTACGCCGATATCGAGGGACATCCCGAGGACGCGCCGGTCAAGCGGGCGCTGGAGGAGCTTTCGTTCTTCTCGGAAAAGGTCCGCATCCTCGGCGTCTACAAGGCGCACGCCATGCGCGGGAAGCTCTGA